One region of Qipengyuania sp. SS22 genomic DNA includes:
- a CDS encoding CinA family protein: MTTALLPPDIEELARKVVEANSAAGRQVAVAESCTGGLVAAALTEIPGSSAMFDRGFVTYSNEAKMESLGVPLEIIETFGAVSIACAWAMAKGALEKSKADVAVAISGVAGPGGGTDLKPVGTVVFARVVRGDEGEPEGELKLFEPTSRADIRRAATICALELLVP, translated from the coding sequence ATGACTACCGCCCTTCTCCCGCCGGATATCGAAGAACTCGCACGCAAAGTGGTCGAAGCCAATTCCGCCGCGGGTCGGCAGGTCGCCGTGGCCGAAAGCTGCACCGGCGGCCTGGTCGCCGCGGCGCTGACCGAGATCCCGGGTTCGTCTGCCATGTTCGATCGCGGCTTCGTCACCTATTCGAACGAAGCGAAGATGGAATCGCTTGGCGTCCCGCTCGAGATCATCGAAACCTTCGGCGCGGTGTCGATCGCCTGCGCCTGGGCGATGGCCAAGGGCGCGCTGGAAAAGAGCAAGGCCGATGTCGCGGTGGCGATCAGCGGCGTTGCCGGCCCCGGTGGCGGCACCGATCTCAAGCCTGTGGGTACGGTCGTCTTTGCACGCGTGGTGCGGGGCGACGAGGGCGAACCCGAGGGTGAGCTCAAGCTTTTCGAACCGACCTCGCGCGCCGATA
- a CDS encoding bifunctional 2-C-methyl-D-erythritol 4-phosphate cytidylyltransferase/2-C-methyl-D-erythritol 2,4-cyclodiphosphate synthase: MQDPAPLPGFAAIVVAAGQGLRAGQPLPKQFAIWRGKPVLRHSVESLLSAGAGPLVIAVPENAEQAAHAALAGLEGYRLVAGGETRQQSVVCALRAMGAAERVLIHDAARPDLPRTVIERLLAALDDHAGAIPVLPVVDSLSLDEAGMMSGTAPREQLRRVQTPQAFRFAAIVAAHNAWQSEAAAGDDAQVLRAAGGEVAHVTGDERLAKLTFGEDFMTQLPPIRTGMGYDVHRLAAGEELWLGGIRIEHDKGLAGHSDADVGLHAIVDALLGAIGNGDIGSHFPPSDPQWKGASSDRFLTHAAQLVGEAGYGIGNIDLTIICEAPKIGPHREAMRTRIAELLGVDIAAISVKATTTERLGFTGRGEGIAAQAVATIIRE; encoded by the coding sequence ATGCAGGATCCAGCTCCCCTCCCCGGTTTCGCCGCGATCGTCGTCGCGGCCGGCCAAGGCCTGCGCGCGGGACAGCCCCTGCCCAAGCAATTTGCGATCTGGCGCGGCAAGCCGGTGCTGCGGCACTCGGTCGAAAGCCTGCTTTCTGCGGGTGCCGGCCCCCTGGTTATCGCGGTGCCCGAGAATGCCGAGCAAGCGGCGCATGCGGCCCTGGCCGGGCTTGAGGGATATCGACTCGTCGCAGGCGGCGAGACGCGTCAGCAATCGGTCGTCTGCGCGCTGCGAGCCATGGGTGCGGCCGAACGCGTGCTTATCCACGACGCAGCGCGACCCGATCTCCCGCGTACCGTCATCGAACGCCTGCTCGCTGCTCTCGATGATCATGCGGGAGCGATCCCCGTACTCCCGGTGGTCGACAGCCTGTCACTCGACGAAGCCGGCATGATGAGCGGGACCGCCCCGCGCGAGCAATTGCGCCGGGTGCAGACACCGCAGGCGTTTCGCTTTGCAGCGATCGTCGCCGCGCACAACGCTTGGCAGTCCGAAGCCGCTGCCGGCGATGATGCGCAGGTCCTGCGCGCGGCTGGCGGCGAAGTCGCGCATGTGACGGGTGACGAACGTCTGGCCAAATTGACTTTCGGGGAGGATTTCATGACCCAATTGCCGCCCATACGGACCGGGATGGGATACGACGTCCACCGTCTTGCCGCAGGCGAGGAGCTCTGGCTCGGCGGTATCCGCATCGAGCATGACAAGGGGTTGGCGGGGCACAGCGATGCCGATGTCGGCCTCCATGCCATCGTTGATGCGTTGCTCGGGGCGATCGGCAATGGCGACATCGGCAGCCATTTCCCGCCCAGCGATCCGCAGTGGAAGGGTGCCAGCAGCGACCGGTTCCTGACCCACGCCGCGCAGCTTGTCGGCGAAGCAGGATATGGGATCGGCAATATCGACCTGACGATCATCTGCGAGGCACCCAAGATCGGTCCACACCGCGAAGCCATGCGGACCCGGATCGCCGAGCTGCTTGGCGTTGACATCGCGGCGATATCGGTAAAGGCCACCACCACCGAACGGCTGGGGTTTACCGGACGCGGTGAAGGGATCGCGGCGCAGGCCGTAGCAACGATAATCAGGGAGTAA